The Rosettibacter firmus genome contains the following window.
AAAAAAGGAAAAGTACGAGAAACACTTGCAGAATCTATCGAAATAAGTTTCAAAGAAGGAGAAGGAAGATTAGCAATTATAAATGCAGATACAAACGAAATAAAACACTTTACCAGATTTTATGAGTGTTGCGGAATAAAATACGAAGAACCAGAACCAAGATTCTTTTCTTTCAATAATCCATTTGGAGCCTGTCCTGTTTGTCAGGGCTTTGGAAAATCAATGGATTATGATATGAATCTTATTGTTCCCGATCCAAATTTAAGTATTAGTGAAGGTGCAATTGCACCATGGCGTAGTGTTAAATATAGTTCATATTTACGCGATCTAATTCGCAATAACAATGGTAGAATACCACTTAATGTTCCTTTCAAAAATTTAAATCAAGAACAGATTAATTTATTAAAAGAAGGTTTTGGTAGTTTTGTTGGAATAAATGGATTCTTCAAGCATCTCGAAGAAAAAACTTATAAGATGCACATAAGAGTTTTGCTGAGTAAATACAGAGCTTATACAACATGTTCTGCCTGTCGTGGTTCCAGATTAAGAAGAGAAGCTTTACAAGTTAAAATTTCTGGCAAATCAATTTTCGATATTGTTCAAATGTCAATTGAACAGGCTCTCCAGTTTTTTAAGCAATTAGAATTAACAGAATACGAAAAAGCAATAGCAAAAAGAATTCACGATGAAATTGTAAAAAGGTTAACTTTTTTAAATGATGTTGGACTTGGATATCTAACACTTGATAGATTAAGCAGTACACTTTCTGGAGGCGAAACTCAGCGAATAAATTTAGCTACATCATTAGGCTCTGCATTAATGGGAACTCTTTATGTTCTCGATGAACCATCAATTGGACTCCATCCTCGAGATAATTCTCGATTAATAAAAATTTTGAAATCACTTAGAGATTTAGGAAATACAGTTCTTGTAGTTGAACATGATCCCGAAATGATGCGAGCTGCAGATTTAATTTTTGATATGGGTCCTCGTGCTGGAATTCATGGTGGAGAAATAATTGCACACGGCACTTATGATGAGATAATAAAAAATGAAAAATCACTTACAGGAAAATATTTATCAAACAAATTAAAAATTCCAGTTCCACAAACAAGAAATACAAAAAAGACAGAATCAATAAAAATTATTGGGGCAAGAGAAAATAATCTTAAAAATATTACTGTTGAAATTCCACTTAGAAAATTTGTTGTTGTTACTGGAGTAAGTGGTTCAGGCAAAAGTACTCTTGTTCACGACGTGCTTTATGGAGGCTTAGTAAAATATTTAGGTGGGAATCCTCCCAAATTAGGCAAATTCGATTCTATTGAAGGTACAAAATACATTGATGATGTTGTAATAGTTGATCAATCACCAATTGGAAAATCACCTCGTTCTAATCCAATCAGTTATGTTAAAGGTTTTGAACTAATAAGAGAACTTTTTGCTTCCACTCCTCAAGCAAGAGCAAGAGGATACAAACCCGGGTTTTTTTCTTTCAATGTTCCAGGCGGAAGATGCGAAACATGTGAGGGAGAAGGCTTTGTAAAAATTGAAATGCAATTTCTTGCAGATCTTTATCTTGAATGCGACGATTGTAAAGGAACTCGCTTTAAAAAAGAAGTAAGAGAAATTACTTATAAAGGGAAAAATATTGTTGATGTTTTAGAAATGACAGTTGATGAAGCACTTGAATTTTTTGTAAATCAAGATAAAATTGTATCTGTGTTGAAAGTATTATCAGATGTTGGATTGGGTTATATAAAACTTGGACAACCTTCAACTACCTTATCGGGTGGAGAAGCTCAAAGAGTTAAATTAGCTTATTATCTTACTCAACAACGTAAAAATCAACATATTCTCTTTATCTTTGATGAGCCTACAACTGGATTGCATTTTGATGATATAAATAAATTATTAAAATGTTTTCATGTATTAATTGCAAACAAAAATTCTGTTTTAATAATTGAGCATAATCTGGATGTAATTAAATGTGCTGATTATATAATTGATCTGGGACCTGAAGCCGGCGATAAAGGAGGCGAAATTGTAGCAACTGGCACTCCAGAAGAAATTGCAAAAAATCCTAAATCGTACACCGGACAATTTTTAAAAAAGATTTTAGAGAATTAAACTTATTTTACTTTCTTTTTCCAGTTTAACTTTTCATATTTACTAAAAAATAAATTTATGTTATGAAAAAAGTATACTTATTTTTCTTTCTAACACTTTTTATCAATACTAATATTTTTTCTGATGATGGTTACCGTTTATGGTTGAAATACGATAAAATAAAAGATAAAAAAATTTTAGACTCCTACACGTCTCAAATAAAAGGCTGGATAGTTGAAGGTAATTCTCCTACCATTCTTGTTGCTAAAGAAGAACTTCAAA
Protein-coding sequences here:
- the uvrA gene encoding excinuclease ABC subunit UvrA, giving the protein MKAEKEEHKIIIKGARQHNLKNISLEIPKNKLVVFTGVSGSGKSSLVFDTIYAEGQRRYVESLSAYARQFLERMNKPDVDFIYGISPAVAIEQKTGARNPRSTVATSTEIYDYLRLLFSRIGKTICFNCGNEVKRDNVGTVTQWLENQNEENKFYIGFPIHYHEGRTLEEEIDLLKKKGYFRIFYKDELIDINSQSIEEISAKINNNSRKEIIIVLDRFKIKKGKVRETLAESIEISFKEGEGRLAIINADTNEIKHFTRFYECCGIKYEEPEPRFFSFNNPFGACPVCQGFGKSMDYDMNLIVPDPNLSISEGAIAPWRSVKYSSYLRDLIRNNNGRIPLNVPFKNLNQEQINLLKEGFGSFVGINGFFKHLEEKTYKMHIRVLLSKYRAYTTCSACRGSRLRREALQVKISGKSIFDIVQMSIEQALQFFKQLELTEYEKAIAKRIHDEIVKRLTFLNDVGLGYLTLDRLSSTLSGGETQRINLATSLGSALMGTLYVLDEPSIGLHPRDNSRLIKILKSLRDLGNTVLVVEHDPEMMRAADLIFDMGPRAGIHGGEIIAHGTYDEIIKNEKSLTGKYLSNKLKIPVPQTRNTKKTESIKIIGARENNLKNITVEIPLRKFVVVTGVSGSGKSTLVHDVLYGGLVKYLGGNPPKLGKFDSIEGTKYIDDVVIVDQSPIGKSPRSNPISYVKGFELIRELFASTPQARARGYKPGFFSFNVPGGRCETCEGEGFVKIEMQFLADLYLECDDCKGTRFKKEVREITYKGKNIVDVLEMTVDEALEFFVNQDKIVSVLKVLSDVGLGYIKLGQPSTTLSGGEAQRVKLAYYLTQQRKNQHILFIFDEPTTGLHFDDINKLLKCFHVLIANKNSVLIIEHNLDVIKCADYIIDLGPEAGDKGGEIVATGTPEEIAKNPKSYTGQFLKKILEN